The following coding sequences lie in one Daphnia pulex isolate KAP4 chromosome 1, ASM2113471v1 genomic window:
- the LOC124192133 gene encoding 60S ribosomal protein L9-like has translation MKQILVSQTVKVQEGVTVKVNARRVTVVGPRGKLTRDFKHLALDMQMISKDELQVNKWFGKKKEIAAVRTVCSHVSNMIRGVTKGFEYKMRAVYAHFPINCVTSENNTIIEIRNFLGEKFIRKVKMMKGVTVVNSPAQKDELVLQGNDIEAVSQSAAFIQQCVKVKNKDIRKFLDGIYVSEKSAVDKE, from the exons ATGAAGCAGATTTTGGTGTCTCAAACCGTCAAAGTTCAGGAGGGTGTTACTGTTAAAGTAAATGCCAGGCGAGTTACCGTTGTCGGCCCGCGCGGCAAGTTGACCCGAGACTTCAAACATTTGGCACTTGATATGCAG ATGATTTCCAAGGATGAACTCCAGGTCAATAAGTGGTTCggtaaaaagaaggaaatcgCTGCCGTCAGGACTGTGTGCTCTCATGTTTCTAACATGATCAGAGGAGTCACCAAG GGATTTGAGTACAAAATGAGAGCAGTCTATGCCCATTTCCCCATTAATTGTGTCACATCTGAGAACAACACCATCATTGAGATCCGTAACTTCTTGGGTGAAAAGTTCATCAGGAAAGTAAAGATGATGAAGGGAGTCACTGTTGTCAACTCTCCAGCCCAAAAAGATGAGCTGGTCCTCCAGGGAAATGACATTGAAGCCGTTTCCCAATCAG ctGCATTCATCCAACAGTGTGTTAAGGTCAAGAACAAGGACATCCGAAAGTTTCTTGATGGCATCTACGTCTCTGAAAAATCAGCTGTAGATAAGGAATGA
- the LOC124192088 gene encoding tumor susceptibility gene 101 protein-like produces MDSYVSSHLQKYYKNPEKAKRDVQNLLQHYRGLQPKVETFVFNDGASKQLLCLGGTIPVHYKGSDYNIPVALWLLETHPVNAPMVFVRPTSDMRLRISKHVDHNGKVYMPYLHVWSPNESDLVALVQVMIIIFGEQPPVYSVAGQPPSNPAAAYPGSLAGYPPYPTSATAYPPATPYPPYPPVNGPASTSYPSYSGGYPPYPPAPGTITSSAAYPPYPTPAGVPNAQSTGTISEDHIRASLLSAVEDKVRRRLSEIFAQAQAEIETLKKTENELRMGQSKLEDLGRRLDQEQNEVERSIASLKERNSELEDSLGKLKSQDKNFDVDEAVVTTAPIYKQLLNAYAEEAATEDAIYYLGEGLRRGVIELDVFLKNVRSLSRKQFMLRALMERCRQQAGLTI; encoded by the exons ATGGATTCGTACGTAAGCTCGCACTTACAGAAG TATTATAAGAATCCTGAAAAAGCCAAGCGAGATGTTCAGAATTTACTTCAGCACTATAGAGGATTACAGCCTAAAGTGGAGACATTTG TTTTCAATGATGGTGCTTCAAAGCAACTGCTTTGTCTAGGAGGGACAATTCCAGTTCATTACAAAG GAAGTGATTACAATATTCCTGTGGCTCTTTGGTTGCTAGAGACCCATCCAGTCAATGCTCCAATGGTATTTGTCAGACCAACATCAGACATGAGGTTGAGAATTTCCAAGCATGTTGATCATAATGGAAAAGTTTACATGCCATACCTCCATGTATGGTCACCT AATGAATCAGATCTTGTTGCCCTAGTGCAAGTGATGATTATTATCTTTGGTGAACAGCCCCCTGTCTATTCAGTGGCTGGGCAACCACCAAGCAATCCTGCTGCAGCATATCCAGGATCCTTGGCAG GTTATCCACCTTACCCGACATCTGCCACCGCCTACCCCCCTGCTACCCCATATCCGCCATATCCACCTGTGAATGGACCAGCTTCTACTTCTTACCCATCTTATTCGGGGGGATACCCACCGTACCCGCCTGCTCCAGGAACCATCACCAGTTCAGCAGCGTACCCTCCTTATCCAACCCCGGCAGGTGTACCCAATGCACAGTCTACTGGAACCATATCTGAAGACCACATTCGAGCTTCGTTGCTGTCTGCAGTTGAAGACAAG GTTCGAAGAAGACTAAGTGAGATCTTCGCCCAAGCTCAAGCTGAAATTGAGACGTtgaaaaagacagaaaatgAATTGCGCATGGGGCAGAGTAAATTGGAAGATCTCGGAAGACGGCTTGACCAAGAACAA aacGAAGTTGAACGTAGCATCGCATCGCTAAAAGAACGAAATTCCGAACTAGAAGACTCTTTGGGAAAACTTAAATCTCaggataaaaattttgatgtcGACGAAGCTGTTGTCACTACGGCACCGATTTACAAACA ATTACTCAATGCCTATGCCGAAGAGGCAGCAACAGAGGATGCCATATACTATTTAGGAGAAGGATTGAGAAGAGGGGTCATCGAGCTTGATGTTTTTCTTAAGAATGTGCGCTCTCTGTCGCGAAAACAGTTCATGCTTCGCGCCTTGATGGAACGTTGTCGTCAACAAGCTGGACTAACAATTTGA